The following are encoded together in the Mesoterricola sediminis genome:
- a CDS encoding cysteine hydrolase family protein yields the protein MSMLPRTTALLLVDVQKAWDDPFWGERCNPDAEANQLALAEAFRRQGLEVVHVRHDSRDPDSPLHPDEPGHAFKEATAPLPGEAQFRKSAHCAFVGTGLEAHLRARGVDRLVIAGFTTCHCVSTTARLSCDLGFKTVVAGDACAAFALEGPDGAAIPAQVLHDLALAELHGEFAMVLPTEALLQLL from the coding sequence ATGTCCATGCTGCCCCGCACCACCGCCCTCCTCCTCGTCGACGTGCAGAAGGCCTGGGACGACCCCTTCTGGGGGGAGCGCTGCAATCCGGACGCGGAGGCCAACCAGCTGGCCCTGGCCGAGGCCTTCCGCCGCCAGGGCCTCGAGGTCGTCCACGTGCGCCATGACAGCCGGGACCCCGATTCGCCCCTGCACCCCGACGAGCCCGGCCACGCCTTCAAGGAGGCCACGGCGCCGCTCCCCGGCGAGGCGCAGTTCCGCAAGAGCGCCCACTGCGCCTTCGTGGGCACGGGCCTCGAGGCCCACCTCCGCGCGCGGGGGGTGGACCGGCTCGTGATCGCGGGCTTCACCACGTGCCACTGCGTCTCCACCACGGCGCGGCTCAGCTGCGACCTCGGCTTCAAGACCGTCGTGGCCGGGGACGCCTGCGCCGCCTTCGCCCTGGAGGGTCCGGACGGGGCCGCGATCCCGGCCCAGGTCCTCCACGACCTCGCCCTGGCCGAGCTCCACGGGGAATTCGCCATGGTCCTGCCCACCGAGGCGCTCCTCCAGCTCCTCTGA
- a CDS encoding Lrp/AsnC family transcriptional regulator, with protein sequence MPKNLMTDDLNRRLVACLQKEGRISHAELAERLGVSRPTVIDRIKRLEADGVISGYSANVSPEAVNKPCVAFVAVRFHSGGDDLAEDRFLQALEKEPDVLAAYSTAGADWLLLKVVAETPLDLHVRLRRIKGLGPHVTTRTTMVLKTYFEKIGPSPFTEVLAE encoded by the coding sequence ATGCCGAAGAACTTGATGACGGACGACCTCAATCGCCGCCTGGTGGCCTGTCTCCAGAAAGAGGGCCGGATCAGCCACGCCGAGCTCGCCGAGCGCCTGGGTGTCAGCCGCCCCACCGTCATCGACCGCATCAAGCGCCTGGAGGCCGACGGGGTCATCAGCGGGTACAGCGCCAACGTGAGCCCCGAGGCCGTCAACAAGCCCTGCGTGGCCTTCGTCGCGGTGCGCTTCCACTCCGGCGGCGACGACCTCGCCGAGGACCGCTTCCTCCAGGCGCTGGAGAAGGAGCCCGACGTCCTCGCCGCCTACAGCACCGCCGGCGCCGACTGGCTCCTGCTGAAGGTGGTGGCCGAGACCCCCCTGGACCTCCACGTGCGCCTCCGCCGCATCAAGGGGCTGGGGCCCCACGTGACCACCCGGACCACGATGGTCCTCAAGACCTATTTCGAGAAGATCGGGCCCTCCCCCTTCACCGAAGTCCTGGCGGAGTAG
- the kdsA gene encoding 3-deoxy-8-phosphooctulonate synthase has protein sequence MDFSTPHTERSFFLIAGPCVIEGRDHAHFLASSLRDLAEARGIPFLFKASFDKANRTSKDSYRGTSLEEGLDILSEIRTRHGVPVLTDVHESAQCPLVASAVDVLQIPAFLCRQTDLLLAAGATGRAVNIKKGQFLAPWDLRHAVDKVRTVDGHGPVWVTERGASFGYGNLVVDFQGFPHLRRTGCPVVFDATHSVQKPGALGHATGGAREMIPTLARAAATAVDGFFFEVHEDPSKALSDGPNAIRLDAFGDLLDQLLAIWRASRAATLADPAAHP, from the coding sequence ATGGACTTCAGCACACCGCACACCGAACGCAGCTTCTTCCTCATCGCGGGGCCCTGCGTCATCGAGGGCCGGGACCACGCCCACTTCCTGGCGTCCAGCCTGCGGGACCTGGCGGAGGCCCGGGGGATCCCCTTCCTGTTCAAGGCCAGCTTCGACAAGGCCAACCGCACCTCCAAGGACAGCTACCGGGGGACCTCCCTGGAGGAGGGCCTCGACATCCTCTCCGAGATCCGCACCCGCCACGGCGTCCCGGTGCTCACCGACGTGCACGAGTCCGCCCAGTGCCCCCTGGTGGCCTCGGCGGTGGACGTGCTCCAGATTCCCGCCTTCCTGTGCCGGCAGACGGACCTGCTCCTGGCGGCGGGGGCCACCGGCCGGGCCGTGAACATCAAGAAGGGCCAGTTCCTCGCCCCATGGGACCTCCGCCACGCCGTGGACAAGGTCCGCACCGTCGACGGGCACGGCCCCGTCTGGGTGACGGAGCGGGGGGCCAGCTTCGGCTACGGCAACCTCGTGGTGGACTTCCAGGGCTTCCCCCACCTGCGCCGAACCGGCTGCCCCGTGGTCTTCGACGCCACCCACAGCGTCCAGAAGCCCGGCGCCCTGGGCCACGCCACGGGCGGCGCCCGGGAGATGATCCCAACGCTCGCTCGTGCGGCCGCGACGGCCGTGGACGGGTTCTTCTTCGAGGTGCACGAGGACCCCTCCAAGGCCCTCAGCGACGGCCCCAACGCCATCCGCCTGGACGCCTTCGGCGACCTCCTGGACCAGCTCCTCGCCATCTGGCGGGCGAGCCGCGCCGCCACCCTCGCGGACCCGGCGGCCCACCCCTGA
- the gltB gene encoding glutamate synthase large subunit: protein MAQDEPHQRSFRPAEERDACGVGFVASRTGVASHGVLREALDALGCMEHRGACGADRITGDGAGVMTDIPWDLLGYRRGQVAVANLFMPQDPDRRARSLDVFCATMAYHELPVLDFRDLPVDPRGLGEEAAATRPAMVQAVLRRPAHCRTDSAFNRLLYFVKQEVRTKQADQGIKGAFFFASLSGSTVVYKALTQADALEAFYLDLRDPRFVTRFALFHRRFSTNTRTSWDKAQPFRLIAHNGEINTIAGNRSWAHARERSIGLRRDELLTHAGISDSGSLNEMAEALMHRSAIPHLEDILAIMMPPAGGRQGRSPFYDFWSRAMEPWDGPAIILYSDGNTVGARLDRHGFRPSRWALTEDAFYLSSEAGAFGIPEGRILRKGTLHAGTGVKVDLGTGRVHFRDPSISRGNRDAGFDPRTLPLRSLPAPEPGEPAPALAQRQLFSLTEEEQERLLFPMAAAGREPIGSMGDTARPNVFSVEHRPFFDYFYQSFAQVTNPPLDYLREENVTDLRIHLGRRPNIFFPKDLLPPEPAIEAPRPVLTLGEMRFLHELSRKTPSTSPIIPRRFSMTWDRAAGPAGFKPAVDALAAEVLAAVERGCPIVLLSDRDASPERPPIPGLVALRAVVTALNRSGLKLDASVVMETGEARTPHHVAALLSFGASAVCPYLALGIARGDDHRLTAGLSPDARERNLVEALVSGLLKIMSKSGISVLQSYVSSKLFTAIGLGDELMENFFPGDASPMGGIGYLELAGDVLEKTALPADPDRLLNTWQFRENPQGGGEVHAMTSARARAVHRMVEPGLEPAEAAARYREYLALGAAAEPVAVRHLFDLAGERPLPLEAVEPEEAILARFGAGAMSFGAVSAESQRDLILAMREVGGRSNSGEGGENPFFETEGITASTKQVASARFGVTARYLVTGQELQIKAAQGAKPGEGGQLMAVKVTEEIARARFSMPGVDLISPPPLHDIYSIEDLKELIFELRQVHPAAEISVKLVSGAGLGTIAVGVAKAGADIIYVAGGDGGTGAATLGSMKHAGLPVEFGLAEAHRALVENGLRDSVRLRADGGLLTGRDLVVMALLGADGFDFGKLLLVAEGCVMARVCEKNTCPAGIATHDPRVKARYRGDKDRIVRLLRLLAGEVRDHLAALGVASLGSIVGQAERLRPAARHAAFIRDRRIRLDRFMAPAPPAPGQVRPLREPVSELNARLLAEARAAMARGTGLEAAYPVRTTDRAVLATLSGHLAAAGSPPPAPLRFTFRGSAGQGFAVFLVAGIEATLFGEANDSVAKGMSGGRVVVRPSPEAAFVPEENAILGNCALYGATGGTLYAHGLVGDRFAVRNSGATAVAEGAGLHACEYMTRGTVAILGPVSHNVGAGMTGGRLFLDRRREAHVNAAYLEARPLDEAAARDFQALLSDYLAATGSATALRLLTHWAETLATFGLYVPRRT, encoded by the coding sequence ATGGCCCAGGACGAGCCTCACCAGCGAAGCTTCCGCCCCGCGGAGGAACGGGACGCCTGCGGCGTCGGGTTCGTCGCCTCCCGCACCGGGGTCGCCTCCCACGGGGTCCTCCGGGAAGCGCTGGACGCCCTGGGCTGCATGGAGCACCGGGGCGCCTGCGGGGCGGACCGCATCACCGGGGACGGGGCCGGCGTCATGACCGACATCCCCTGGGACCTCCTCGGCTACCGGCGGGGCCAGGTGGCCGTGGCCAACCTCTTCATGCCCCAGGATCCGGACCGGCGGGCCCGCTCTCTGGACGTCTTCTGCGCCACCATGGCGTACCACGAGCTCCCGGTGCTGGATTTCCGCGACCTCCCGGTGGATCCCCGGGGGCTGGGGGAGGAGGCCGCCGCCACCCGGCCGGCCATGGTCCAGGCGGTGCTCAGGCGCCCGGCCCACTGTCGGACCGACTCCGCCTTCAACCGCCTCCTGTACTTCGTGAAGCAGGAGGTGCGGACCAAACAGGCCGACCAGGGCATCAAGGGGGCCTTCTTCTTCGCGTCCCTGTCCGGCTCCACCGTCGTCTACAAGGCGCTCACCCAGGCCGACGCCCTGGAGGCCTTCTACCTGGACCTGCGGGACCCCCGCTTCGTGACCCGCTTCGCCCTCTTCCACCGGCGCTTCTCCACCAACACCCGCACGAGCTGGGACAAGGCCCAGCCCTTCCGCCTCATCGCCCACAACGGCGAGATCAACACCATCGCCGGCAACCGGTCCTGGGCCCACGCCCGGGAGCGCTCCATCGGCCTGCGCCGGGACGAGCTCCTCACCCACGCCGGCATCAGCGATTCCGGGAGCCTCAACGAGATGGCCGAGGCCCTGATGCACCGCAGCGCCATCCCCCACCTCGAGGACATCCTGGCGATCATGATGCCCCCCGCCGGGGGCCGCCAGGGCCGGAGCCCCTTCTACGATTTCTGGAGCCGCGCCATGGAGCCGTGGGACGGGCCCGCGATCATCCTCTACTCCGACGGCAACACCGTGGGCGCCCGTCTCGACCGCCACGGCTTCCGTCCCAGCCGCTGGGCCCTCACGGAGGACGCCTTCTACCTGTCCAGCGAGGCGGGCGCCTTCGGGATCCCCGAGGGCCGCATCCTCCGCAAGGGCACGCTCCATGCGGGCACCGGGGTGAAGGTGGACCTGGGCACGGGCCGGGTCCACTTCCGCGACCCCTCCATCTCCCGGGGCAACCGGGACGCGGGGTTCGATCCGCGCACCCTCCCCTTGAGGAGCCTGCCGGCCCCGGAGCCCGGGGAGCCCGCGCCCGCCCTGGCCCAGCGCCAGCTGTTCTCCCTCACCGAGGAGGAGCAGGAGCGGCTGCTGTTCCCCATGGCCGCCGCGGGGCGGGAGCCCATCGGCTCCATGGGCGACACCGCCCGGCCCAACGTCTTCTCCGTGGAGCACCGCCCCTTCTTCGACTACTTCTACCAGAGCTTCGCGCAGGTGACGAACCCGCCCCTGGACTACCTGCGGGAGGAGAACGTCACCGACCTGCGGATCCACCTGGGCCGCCGTCCCAACATCTTCTTTCCCAAGGACCTGCTCCCCCCCGAGCCCGCCATCGAGGCCCCGCGGCCGGTGCTGACCCTGGGGGAGATGCGCTTCCTCCACGAGCTCTCCCGCAAGACCCCCTCCACCAGCCCCATCATCCCCCGGCGCTTCTCCATGACCTGGGACCGCGCCGCGGGGCCCGCGGGCTTCAAGCCGGCCGTGGACGCCCTGGCCGCCGAGGTGCTGGCGGCGGTGGAGCGGGGCTGTCCCATCGTCCTCCTCAGCGACCGCGACGCCTCGCCGGAGCGGCCCCCCATCCCGGGCCTCGTCGCGCTCCGGGCCGTCGTCACCGCCCTCAACCGCTCCGGCCTCAAGCTGGACGCCTCCGTGGTGATGGAGACGGGGGAGGCCCGCACGCCCCACCACGTGGCGGCGCTCCTCAGTTTCGGGGCCTCGGCCGTGTGCCCCTACCTGGCCCTGGGCATCGCCCGGGGCGACGACCACCGCCTCACCGCCGGGCTCTCCCCCGACGCCCGCGAACGGAACCTGGTGGAGGCGCTCGTCTCGGGCCTCCTCAAGATCATGAGCAAGAGCGGCATCTCGGTGCTGCAGAGCTACGTCAGCTCCAAGCTCTTCACCGCCATCGGGCTCGGCGACGAGCTCATGGAGAACTTCTTCCCCGGCGACGCCAGCCCCATGGGGGGCATCGGCTACCTGGAACTGGCCGGCGACGTCCTGGAGAAGACGGCGCTCCCGGCGGATCCGGACCGCCTCCTGAACACCTGGCAGTTCCGGGAGAACCCGCAGGGCGGGGGCGAGGTCCACGCCATGACCAGCGCCCGGGCCCGCGCCGTCCACCGCATGGTGGAGCCGGGCCTCGAGCCGGCCGAGGCCGCCGCGCGCTACCGGGAGTACCTGGCCCTGGGGGCCGCCGCGGAGCCGGTGGCGGTGCGCCACCTCTTCGACCTCGCGGGGGAGCGCCCCCTGCCCCTGGAGGCCGTGGAGCCCGAGGAGGCCATCCTGGCCCGCTTCGGGGCGGGGGCCATGAGCTTCGGGGCCGTCAGCGCCGAGTCCCAGCGCGACCTCATCCTCGCCATGCGCGAGGTCGGGGGCCGGTCCAACAGCGGCGAGGGCGGCGAGAACCCGTTCTTCGAGACGGAGGGGATCACCGCCTCCACCAAGCAGGTCGCCTCGGCCCGCTTCGGCGTGACGGCCCGGTACCTGGTCACCGGCCAGGAACTCCAGATCAAGGCGGCCCAGGGCGCCAAGCCCGGCGAGGGCGGCCAGCTCATGGCCGTCAAGGTCACCGAGGAGATCGCCCGGGCCCGGTTCTCCATGCCCGGGGTGGACCTCATCTCGCCCCCCCCGCTCCACGACATCTACAGCATCGAGGACCTCAAGGAGCTCATCTTCGAGCTGCGCCAGGTGCACCCCGCCGCGGAGATCAGCGTGAAGCTCGTCTCCGGGGCGGGGCTGGGCACCATCGCCGTGGGGGTGGCCAAGGCCGGGGCGGACATCATCTACGTGGCCGGCGGGGACGGGGGCACCGGGGCCGCCACCCTCGGCTCCATGAAGCACGCGGGCCTGCCCGTGGAGTTCGGCCTGGCCGAGGCCCACCGGGCCCTGGTGGAGAACGGCCTGCGGGACAGCGTGCGCCTCCGGGCCGACGGCGGCCTCCTCACCGGGCGCGACCTGGTGGTGATGGCCCTCCTGGGCGCCGACGGCTTCGATTTCGGCAAGCTGCTCCTCGTCGCCGAGGGCTGCGTCATGGCCCGCGTCTGCGAGAAGAACACCTGCCCCGCCGGCATCGCCACCCACGATCCCCGGGTGAAGGCCCGGTACCGGGGGGACAAGGACCGGATCGTGCGCCTCCTGCGCCTCCTGGCCGGCGAGGTGCGGGACCACCTGGCCGCCCTGGGGGTGGCCTCGCTGGGGTCCATCGTCGGCCAGGCCGAGCGGCTTCGCCCCGCGGCCCGGCATGCCGCCTTCATCCGGGACCGGCGCATCCGCCTGGACCGGTTCATGGCCCCCGCCCCCCCCGCCCCGGGCCAGGTGCGGCCCCTGCGGGAGCCCGTGTCGGAGCTGAACGCCCGCCTCCTGGCCGAGGCCCGGGCGGCCATGGCCCGCGGGACCGGCCTGGAGGCCGCCTACCCCGTGCGCACCACGGACCGGGCCGTGCTCGCCACCCTCTCCGGCCACCTGGCCGCCGCGGGGAGCCCGCCCCCGGCCCCCCTCCGCTTCACCTTCCGGGGCAGCGCCGGCCAGGGCTTCGCGGTGTTCCTGGTGGCGGGGATCGAGGCCACCCTCTTCGGGGAGGCCAACGACAGCGTGGCCAAGGGCATGTCGGGCGGACGGGTCGTCGTCCGGCCTTCCCCCGAGGCGGCCTTCGTCCCGGAGGAGAACGCCATCCTGGGGAACTGCGCCCTCTACGGCGCCACGGGCGGGACCCTCTACGCCCACGGCCTCGTCGGGGACCGCTTCGCCGTGCGGAACAGCGGCGCCACCGCCGTGGCCGAGGGGGCGGGTCTCCACGCCTGCGAGTACATGACCCGCGGCACCGTGGCCATCCTGGGTCCCGTCTCCCACAACGTGGGCGCGGGCATGACCGGGGGCCGCCTCTTCCTGGACCGGCGCCGGGAGGCCCACGTGAATGCCGCCTACCTGGAGGCTCGTCCCCTGGACGAGGCCGCGGCCCGGGATTTCCAGGCCCTGCTCTCCGACTACCTGGCCGCCACCGGCAGCGCCACCGCCCTCCGGCTGCTCACCCATTGGGCCGAGACGCTGGCCACCTTCGGGCTCTACGTTCCCCGGCGGACCTGA
- a CDS encoding sigma-54-dependent Fis family transcriptional regulator, translated as MADPEPGLHLDALLDLSVALAAPEIRTSLPRVLEILQEAFRAVTGAIALQDPASGILRVEASFGLPAAARDLQYRAGEGITGLVFQSGKPIVVPKVGDEPLFLGRSLRRTKNRALPQVSFLCVPLFLDGRPAGTLALTVPYDEARDYAGDTTVLQIAAGMVGLAMKVARLVAADRQRLLDENRQLRQELQDRYQMQNMVGKSHAMRQVFEQVAQAAPASTTVLIRGESGTGKELVARAIHYGSHRAGRPFVEVSCGALPEALIESELFGHEAGAFTDARTAKPGRFELANGGTLFLDEIGELSPATQVKLLRVLQERQFERLGGVTPVKVDVRLVAATHRNLEALIQAGTFREDLYYRLNVFELYLPPLRERSTDILLLADHFVEKFAHAQGKDVRRISNSAIDMLMAYHWPGNVRELENCIERAVLVCPGGVIHAHHLPPTLQTAEASNTFLGTSFEEAVGAFERDLIQDALKSARGNRAKAARLLQTTERILSYKVKKYGIAFGKGYKNVP; from the coding sequence ATGGCGGACCCCGAACCCGGCCTTCACCTGGACGCCCTCCTGGACCTCAGCGTCGCCCTGGCCGCCCCCGAGATCCGCACCTCCCTGCCCCGGGTCCTGGAGATCCTCCAGGAGGCCTTCCGGGCCGTCACCGGAGCCATCGCCCTCCAGGATCCGGCCTCGGGGATCCTCCGGGTGGAGGCCTCCTTCGGCCTTCCGGCCGCGGCCCGGGACCTGCAGTACCGGGCCGGGGAGGGCATCACCGGCCTCGTGTTCCAGAGCGGGAAGCCCATCGTCGTTCCCAAGGTGGGGGACGAGCCCCTCTTCCTCGGGCGGTCCCTGCGGCGCACCAAGAACCGCGCCCTGCCCCAGGTGAGCTTCCTCTGCGTGCCGCTCTTCCTGGACGGCCGGCCCGCCGGGACCCTGGCCCTCACCGTGCCGTACGACGAGGCCCGGGACTACGCCGGCGACACCACGGTCCTCCAGATCGCTGCGGGGATGGTGGGCCTGGCCATGAAGGTGGCCCGCCTCGTGGCCGCGGACCGCCAGCGCCTGCTGGACGAGAACCGCCAGCTGCGCCAGGAGCTCCAGGACCGGTACCAGATGCAGAACATGGTCGGCAAGAGCCACGCCATGCGCCAGGTCTTCGAGCAGGTGGCCCAGGCCGCCCCCGCCAGCACCACGGTCCTCATCCGCGGCGAGTCCGGCACCGGCAAGGAACTGGTGGCCCGGGCCATCCACTACGGCTCCCACCGCGCCGGCCGGCCCTTCGTGGAGGTGAGCTGCGGGGCCCTGCCGGAGGCCCTCATCGAATCCGAGCTCTTCGGCCACGAGGCCGGCGCCTTCACGGACGCCCGCACCGCCAAGCCCGGGCGTTTCGAGCTGGCCAACGGCGGCACCCTCTTCCTGGACGAGATCGGCGAACTGTCGCCGGCCACCCAGGTCAAGCTCCTGCGCGTGCTCCAGGAGCGCCAATTCGAGCGCCTGGGCGGCGTCACGCCCGTGAAGGTGGACGTGCGCCTCGTGGCGGCCACCCACCGCAACCTGGAGGCCCTCATCCAGGCGGGCACCTTCCGGGAGGACCTGTACTACCGCCTGAACGTCTTCGAGCTCTACCTGCCCCCCCTGCGGGAGCGGAGCACGGACATCCTCCTCCTGGCCGACCACTTCGTGGAGAAGTTCGCCCATGCCCAGGGCAAGGACGTCCGGCGCATCTCCAACAGCGCCATCGACATGCTCATGGCCTACCACTGGCCGGGCAATGTGCGGGAGCTGGAGAACTGCATCGAGCGGGCCGTGCTCGTGTGCCCCGGGGGCGTGATCCACGCCCACCACCTGCCGCCCACCCTCCAGACGGCGGAGGCCTCCAACACCTTCCTGGGCACCTCCTTCGAGGAGGCCGTCGGCGCCTTCGAGCGGGACCTGATCCAGGACGCCCTCAAATCCGCCCGGGGCAACCGGGCGAAGGCCGCCCGCCTCCTCCAGACCACGGAGCGGATCCTCTCCTACAAGGTGAAGAAGTACGGCATCGCGTTCGGAAAGGGCTACAAAAACGTTCCATGA